One segment of Urocitellus parryii isolate mUroPar1 chromosome 5, mUroPar1.hap1, whole genome shotgun sequence DNA contains the following:
- the Caly gene encoding neuron-specific vesicular protein calcyon, with product MVKLGCSFSGKPGKDPGDQDGAATDSVPLISPLDVSQLQPPFPDQVVIKTQTEYQLSSPDQQKKFPDLEGQRLSCGHPEEGRRLPTARMIAFAMALLGCVLIMYKAIWYDQFTCPDGFLLRHKICTPLTLEMYYTEMDPERHRSILAAIGAYPLSRKHGTEMPAAWGDSYRAAKEVHKGPTPAAAAAAVAAAAAVTTETPGQPSTQGEKEEARQAASSAPPPAPQ from the exons ATGGTGAAGCTGGGCTGCAGCTTCTCCGGGAAGCCAGGCAAAGACCCTGGGGACCAGGATGGGGCTGCCACGGACAGTGTCCCTCTGATCAGTCCCCTGGATGTCAGCCAGCTGCAGCCACCATTCCCTGACCAG GTGGTCATCAAGACGCAGACGGAATACCAGCTGTCCTCCCCAGACCAGCAGAAGAAGTTTCCGGACCTGGAGGGACAAAGGCTGAGCTGCGGCCACCCAGAGGAAGGGCGCAGG CTGCCCACTGCCAGGATGATCGCCTTCGCTATGGCCCTCCTGGGCTGCGTGCTGATCATGTACAAGGCCATCTGGTATGACCAGTTCACCTGCCCAGATGGTTTCCTGCTTCGG CACAAGATTTGCACGCCGCTGACCCTGGAGATGTACTACACTGAGATGGACCCCGAGCGCCACCGCAGCATCCTGGCGGCCATCGGGGCCTATCCGCTGAGCCGAAAGCACGGCACTGAGATGCCCGCGGCCTGGGGAGACAGCTACCGCGCCGCCAAGGAGGTGCACAAAGGGCCCActccggcggcggcggcggcggcggtggcagcTGCAGCGGCGGTGACCACCGAGACCCCCGGGCAGCCCTCGAcccaaggagagaaggaggaggcccGCCAGGCAGCGAGTAGCGCACCTCCCCCGGCCCCTCAGTGA
- the Prap1 gene encoding proline-rich acidic protein 1 — protein sequence MRRLFLVTCLVLLQEVLANPAPQVPIRTKGKHEQDVERAWGIQAVEPLKKDGQLVGLPSMPKLKLAASEEKHPGPKAWVQTEDILGRFRIPQQGPELDLDSLYHPPVEEVQGKERPWSPVLLPRQVLEGPEEDLDHIHHPMEDSREP from the exons ATGAGGAG GCTCTTCCTGGTCACCTGCCTGGTGCTGCTGCAGGAGGTCCTTGCAAACCCAGCACCCCAG GTCCCTATCAGGACCAAAGGCAAACATGAGCAGGACGTGGAGAG ggcctggggcatcCAAGCTGTAGAGCCTCTGAAGAAGGATGGTCAGTTGGTGGGGCTGCCCTCAATGCCGAAGCTGAAGCTTGCAGCCTCCGAGGAGAAGCACCCAG GCCCCAAAGCATGGGTGCAGACTGAGGACATCCTGGGCCGTTTTCGGATCCCACAGCAGGGTCCTGAGCTGGATCTTGACAGTCTGTACCACCCTCCAGTGGAGGAGGTCCAGGGCAAAGAAAGGCCCTGGTCCCCAGTGCTGCTGCCTCGCCAGGTGCTCGAGGGACCAGAGGAAGACCTAGACCACATCCACCACCCTATGGAGGACTCCAGGGAACCCTGA